In Sphingopyxis sp. 113P3, one DNA window encodes the following:
- a CDS encoding PAS domain-containing protein, giving the protein MDSMRGLLSGSYGHDDGGIDAPPAVGVDERRMQVRAYNYWASLLADRAYPSVEDLDLDRAGDFGPHSVLLDFTAGIENPAIAFLGDRLRAESQIDPDVQYISQIPGRSLLSRLTDHYLQIIANRTPIGFEAEFVNDRAVTIMYRGILLPFSSDDDTIDFILGVINWKEAVPADEEEELQLSVDQAMRSAAPLTAPMPLWADGPDSGHIVSDAPGFAAFDQLEELDPADAAPSAPDEDADLADWLAAARETAERAIAADSRSRSALYQAVGKAWDFALVAETQPEAFAELLEDAGLSAQARAPMTPVVKLVFGAHYDKTRVAEYACVLGHARAEGVGRGELAAYLDRYPGGLKGVVKDVRARRRPAAREDAAGTTLDALRRAHPAVILEHDAGDAEFVVLIARTMPGGHIGIVAKAAEDAALVARLAKKAIAIGPGV; this is encoded by the coding sequence ATGGACAGCATGCGCGGGTTGCTTTCGGGCAGCTACGGCCACGATGACGGCGGCATCGACGCTCCCCCGGCGGTCGGCGTCGACGAACGGCGGATGCAGGTCCGGGCCTATAATTACTGGGCCTCGCTGCTCGCCGATCGCGCCTATCCCTCGGTGGAGGATCTCGACCTCGACCGCGCGGGCGACTTCGGCCCGCACTCGGTGCTGCTCGACTTCACCGCGGGAATCGAGAACCCGGCCATAGCCTTCCTCGGAGACCGCCTGCGCGCCGAGTCTCAGATCGACCCGGATGTTCAGTATATCAGTCAGATACCGGGGCGCTCGCTGCTGTCACGGCTGACCGACCATTATCTCCAGATCATCGCGAACCGCACGCCGATCGGCTTCGAGGCCGAGTTCGTGAACGACCGCGCCGTGACGATCATGTACCGTGGTATCCTCCTGCCCTTCTCGTCCGATGACGATACGATCGACTTCATTCTGGGGGTCATCAACTGGAAGGAAGCGGTGCCCGCCGACGAGGAGGAGGAGCTCCAGCTGTCGGTCGATCAGGCTATGCGCAGTGCCGCACCGCTCACCGCGCCGATGCCGCTGTGGGCCGACGGCCCCGACTCGGGGCATATCGTCTCCGATGCTCCGGGCTTTGCGGCGTTCGACCAGCTCGAAGAGCTTGATCCGGCAGACGCCGCGCCGTCCGCTCCGGACGAAGATGCAGACCTCGCCGATTGGCTCGCCGCCGCGCGCGAGACCGCCGAAAGGGCCATCGCCGCCGACAGCCGCAGCCGCAGCGCGCTTTATCAGGCCGTCGGCAAGGCGTGGGACTTCGCGCTGGTTGCCGAAACGCAGCCCGAGGCGTTCGCCGAGCTGCTCGAGGACGCAGGGCTGAGCGCGCAGGCACGCGCGCCGATGACCCCGGTGGTCAAGCTCGTCTTCGGCGCTCATTACGACAAGACGCGGGTCGCAGAATATGCGTGCGTGCTCGGTCACGCGCGCGCGGAAGGAGTCGGGCGCGGAGAGCTCGCCGCCTATCTCGATCGCTATCCGGGCGGCCTCAAGGGCGTGGTCAAGGACGTGCGGGCGCGCCGCAGGCCCGCCGCGCGCGAGGACGCGGCAGGCACGACACTCGATGCGCTGCGCCGCGCGCATCCAGCGGTGATCCTGGAGCATGACGCAGGCGATGCCGAATTCGTCGTGCTGATCGCGCGTACGATGCCGGGCGGGCATATTGGCATTGTGGCCAAGGCCGCCGAAGATGCGGCGCTGGTCGCTCGGCTGGCGAAGAAGGCGATTGCAATCGGTCCCGGCGTTTGA
- a CDS encoding tryptophan halogenase family protein: MGDSRITKVVIVGGGTAGWMAAAALSRTMDGLSIRLVESEEIGTVGVGEATIPSIRLFNALVGIDENDFIRETRGSFKLGIEFQNWGRIGDVYMHAFGQIGRSLGMLPFQQYWLRGRAEGIAGRFGTYSLNETAALQNRFARLPHIPNTGLEGIAYAFHFDAALYSAYLRRIAEAAGVDRTEGKVAEVRQNGESGHVEAVVLEDGTAIDGELFIDCSGFRALLVGDALQTGFEDWTHWLPCDRAIAVPSENAGPARPYTQAIAHQSGWQWRIPLQHRTGNGHVFCSDFISEDEAAAVLLANIEGRPLAEPRTLRFRTGMRSRAWSGNVVALGLASGFLEPLESTSIHLIQNGIARLLAHFPGRDFDGANVDAYNRRVRFDYERIRDFIILHYHANQRTDSAFWARCREMAIPETLTLKIDLFRSQGQIVREADELFVEIGWFQVLTGQNVAPRAYHPMADQLSRDELSGFFGDIETIVAGTASRLPTHDDFIAQHCAAGVPA; this comes from the coding sequence GTGGGCGACAGTCGCATCACGAAGGTAGTGATCGTCGGCGGCGGAACGGCAGGCTGGATGGCGGCCGCGGCGCTGTCCCGCACGATGGACGGCCTGTCGATCCGGCTGGTCGAGAGCGAGGAGATCGGCACCGTGGGGGTGGGCGAGGCGACGATTCCGTCGATCCGCCTGTTCAACGCGCTGGTCGGCATCGACGAAAATGATTTCATCCGCGAGACCCGCGGATCGTTCAAACTGGGGATCGAGTTTCAGAACTGGGGGCGCATCGGCGATGTCTATATGCACGCCTTCGGGCAGATCGGGCGCAGCCTCGGCATGCTGCCGTTCCAACAATATTGGCTGCGCGGCCGCGCAGAGGGCATCGCGGGTCGCTTCGGCACCTATTCGCTGAACGAGACGGCGGCGCTTCAGAACCGTTTTGCTCGGCTTCCCCATATCCCGAACACCGGCCTCGAGGGCATCGCCTATGCCTTTCACTTCGACGCGGCGCTCTATTCGGCCTATCTGCGCCGGATCGCCGAAGCTGCCGGGGTGGATCGCACGGAAGGCAAGGTCGCCGAGGTCCGGCAGAACGGCGAGAGCGGCCATGTCGAAGCGGTCGTCCTCGAAGACGGAACCGCGATCGACGGCGAGCTTTTCATCGACTGCTCGGGCTTTCGCGCGCTGCTGGTCGGGGACGCTCTCCAAACCGGCTTTGAGGACTGGACGCATTGGCTTCCCTGCGACCGCGCGATTGCGGTGCCCAGCGAAAATGCTGGCCCAGCGCGGCCCTATACACAGGCAATCGCGCACCAGAGCGGCTGGCAATGGCGCATCCCGCTCCAGCACCGCACGGGAAACGGCCACGTCTTTTGCAGCGACTTCATCAGCGAGGACGAGGCGGCCGCGGTGCTGCTCGCCAACATCGAAGGCCGGCCGCTCGCCGAACCGCGGACGCTGCGTTTCCGGACGGGAATGCGCAGCCGGGCCTGGAGCGGCAATGTCGTCGCGCTGGGCCTTGCCTCGGGCTTCCTCGAACCCCTCGAATCGACGAGCATCCATCTGATCCAGAACGGTATCGCCCGTCTGCTCGCGCATTTTCCGGGCCGCGATTTCGACGGTGCCAATGTCGACGCCTACAACCGGCGGGTTCGCTTCGATTATGAGCGCATCCGCGACTTCATCATCCTCCATTATCATGCCAATCAGCGCACCGATTCCGCGTTCTGGGCGCGGTGCCGCGAGATGGCGATCCCCGAGACGCTGACGCTCAAGATCGATCTGTTTCGAAGCCAGGGACAGATCGTTCGCGAGGCCGACGAACTGTTCGTGGAGATCGGCTGGTTCCAGGTGCTCACCGGGCAGAATGTCGCACCGCGCGCCTATCACCCGATGGCTGATCAACTGAGCCGCGACGAGCTGTCGGGCTTTTTCGGGGATATCGAAACGATCGTGGCAGGCACCGCGTCGCGCCTTCCCACGCATGACGATTTCATCGCGCAGCATTGCGCGGCAGGAGTGCCCGCATGA
- a CDS encoding alpha-amylase family glycosyl hydrolase: MSLLTSLVALSMAGATPAAAPAEDYRQRRPEDEIIYFLLPDRFENGDPSNDRGGLEGDRLTTGYDPAGKGFFHGGDLKGVTRRLDYIQSLGATAIWLSPVFQNKVVQGPKGQESAGYHGYWVTDFTRVDPHLGTNADFKALVDAAHARGMKVYMDILINHTADVIEMAECEGYDCPYRSRADFPYSRRAADGAPINHGFAGDAVPSAENFGRLTDPNFAYTVKIDPREKDIKVPAWLNDPIYYHNRGNSTFTGESATMGDFVGLDDLMTENPRVVQGFIDIYGEWIDKFKIDGFRIDTAKHVNPEFWRVFAPAMLERAAKNGIPHFHIFGEYATGDMDPTITAQGTRFAGLPASLDFPFFAAVRDVVGGEKAPDLLEKLFSADPLYGDDAVALQLPTFTGNHDFGRFAHFARRSFPDAGDAELLRRVELAHAMLLGLRGVPVLYSGDEQGFSGDGGDQDAREDMFASKVAVYNDNDLIGTDATTAESNFDPHHPLYRAIARLAKLRQDHIALRRGRQIIRSYAEKPGLFAVSRIDAVSGQEILLVFNTSSAPLSANVAVDPAKNSYSALRGECPAAAAAPGQLAITLPPLGYMICETR, translated from the coding sequence ATGAGCCTTCTTACATCGCTCGTGGCGCTGAGCATGGCGGGCGCCACGCCCGCCGCCGCGCCTGCAGAAGATTATCGCCAGCGGCGGCCGGAAGACGAAATCATCTATTTCCTGCTGCCAGACCGGTTTGAAAATGGCGACCCGTCGAACGACCGGGGCGGACTCGAGGGTGACCGGCTGACGACCGGTTACGACCCGGCCGGCAAGGGCTTTTTCCACGGCGGCGACCTCAAGGGCGTGACCCGCCGGCTCGACTATATCCAGTCGCTCGGCGCGACGGCGATCTGGCTGTCGCCGGTGTTCCAGAACAAGGTGGTGCAGGGGCCGAAGGGGCAGGAGAGCGCAGGCTATCACGGCTATTGGGTGACCGATTTCACCCGGGTCGACCCGCATTTGGGCACGAATGCCGATTTCAAGGCGCTGGTCGATGCCGCGCATGCGCGCGGGATGAAGGTCTATATGGACATTCTCATCAACCACACCGCCGACGTGATCGAGATGGCCGAATGCGAAGGCTATGACTGCCCCTACCGTAGCCGTGCTGACTTTCCCTATTCGCGCCGAGCCGCCGACGGGGCCCCGATCAACCACGGCTTCGCCGGCGATGCGGTTCCCTCGGCAGAGAATTTCGGCCGGCTAACCGACCCCAACTTCGCCTATACGGTCAAGATAGATCCGCGCGAAAAGGACATCAAGGTCCCCGCGTGGCTCAACGACCCCATCTATTATCACAATCGCGGCAATTCGACCTTTACCGGCGAAAGCGCGACGATGGGCGATTTCGTGGGACTCGACGATCTGATGACCGAAAATCCCCGTGTCGTTCAGGGGTTCATCGACATCTATGGCGAGTGGATCGACAAATTTAAGATCGACGGGTTTCGCATCGACACCGCCAAGCATGTGAACCCGGAGTTCTGGCGGGTCTTCGCGCCCGCGATGCTCGAACGCGCAGCGAAGAACGGTATCCCTCATTTCCATATCTTCGGCGAATATGCGACGGGCGATATGGATCCGACCATCACGGCGCAGGGCACGCGTTTCGCAGGACTGCCCGCTAGCCTCGACTTCCCTTTCTTCGCGGCGGTCCGCGATGTGGTGGGGGGGGAGAAGGCGCCAGATTTGCTGGAGAAGCTGTTCTCCGCGGATCCGCTCTATGGCGACGACGCCGTGGCGCTTCAGCTTCCCACCTTTACCGGCAACCATGATTTCGGCCGCTTTGCACATTTTGCGCGCAGGTCTTTTCCAGATGCAGGCGACGCGGAATTGTTGCGCCGCGTCGAACTTGCCCATGCGATGCTGCTTGGGCTGCGCGGCGTGCCGGTGCTCTATTCGGGCGATGAACAGGGCTTCTCCGGCGACGGCGGCGATCAGGACGCGCGCGAGGACATGTTCGCATCGAAGGTCGCGGTCTATAACGACAATGATCTGATCGGCACCGATGCGACGACTGCCGAGAGCAATTTCGACCCCCACCATCCCCTGTACCGCGCCATCGCACGTCTGGCGAAACTGAGGCAGGACCATATCGCGCTGCGCCGTGGCCGGCAGATTATCCGCAGCTATGCCGAGAAGCCGGGACTGTTTGCGGTGTCGCGCATCGATGCGGTGTCGGGACAGGAGATTCTGCTTGTCTTCAACACGTCGAGCGCGCCGCTGAGCGCCAACGTTGCCGTCGATCCGGCCAAGAACAGCTACTCGGCGCTCCGCGGCGAATGCCCGGCCGCGGCCGCTGCGCCAGGGCAGCTCGCCATCACCCTCCCGCCGCTCGGATACATGATCTGCGAAACCCGATGA
- a CDS encoding glycoside hydrolase family 97 protein, whose translation MFRPVPPAILMSFALLAAAPALAQDAREQQTLTSPDGSIVLTVSTDNDARPTWSLSRKGKLLIAPSKLGFLLTDGVGLQRGFAIEGAERASGDDTWEQPWGERRYVRDNYNELLVRFRQDESWGGHAMNLRFRLFDNGIGFRYELPAQAGLKTVRIADEITEFDIAPAGTAWWIAGGEWNRYEQMYQKTPIDAVATAHTPLTMRLEDGTHLAFHEAALVDYSGMWLKRIEGRKFRATLAPSSRGPRVVRDLPFHTPWRTLRIAGDAAGLVENDLELNLNEPNRLGDISWFKPMKYIGIWWGMIRGPWSWAEGPNHGATTERTKQYIDFAAKNGFGGVLVEGWNKGWNSNWFGHGEAYRFTEPTPDFDLKAVTDYARKKGVTLIGHHETGGNIVNYEAQLDDAMALYGKLGVAAVKTGYVADAGGIIAPGVAPGTFAMEWHDGQRQVEHHLKVVEVAAKHHIAVNPHEPVKDTGLRRTYPNWVSREGARGMEYNAWSDFGSGPDHEPTLVYTRMLSGPMDYTPGVLSLEGSGKAPFASTLAKQLGLYLAIYSPIQMAADFIENLEAHPRELEFIKAVPADWAESHLIAGEVGDYAIFARKDRNSADWYVGGVNDATERTLALRLDFLDPGKGYTATVWKDGAGATYLTEARHNIAYETIEVKKGDTYNLWLAPGGGAAIRLKPIR comes from the coding sequence ATGTTCCGCCCTGTACCTCCCGCGATTCTGATGTCCTTCGCGCTTCTGGCCGCCGCTCCCGCGCTCGCGCAGGACGCACGAGAGCAGCAGACGCTCACCTCGCCCGACGGCAGCATCGTCCTGACAGTGTCGACCGACAATGACGCCCGCCCGACCTGGTCGCTTTCGCGCAAGGGTAAGCTGTTGATCGCGCCGTCGAAACTCGGCTTTCTCTTGACCGACGGGGTTGGGCTCCAGCGCGGTTTCGCGATCGAAGGCGCGGAGCGCGCGAGCGGGGACGATACATGGGAGCAGCCGTGGGGCGAACGGCGATATGTTCGCGACAACTATAATGAGCTGCTCGTTCGCTTTCGCCAGGATGAAAGCTGGGGCGGGCATGCCATGAACCTGCGCTTTCGCCTGTTCGATAACGGCATCGGTTTTCGCTACGAACTGCCCGCGCAGGCGGGGTTAAAGACGGTGAGGATCGCCGACGAGATCACCGAATTCGACATCGCGCCCGCGGGCACCGCCTGGTGGATCGCGGGGGGCGAGTGGAACCGCTACGAGCAGATGTATCAAAAGACGCCGATCGATGCGGTCGCGACCGCGCATACGCCGCTGACGATGCGTCTCGAAGACGGCACGCACCTGGCGTTTCACGAGGCCGCGCTGGTCGATTATTCGGGGATGTGGCTGAAGCGCATCGAGGGACGCAAGTTTCGCGCGACCCTCGCGCCCTCGTCGCGCGGGCCGCGCGTCGTGCGCGACCTTCCCTTTCATACGCCATGGCGGACCCTCCGCATTGCTGGCGATGCGGCGGGGCTGGTCGAGAATGACCTCGAGCTCAACCTCAACGAACCGAACAGGCTGGGCGACATCAGCTGGTTCAAGCCGATGAAATATATCGGCATCTGGTGGGGAATGATTCGTGGGCCCTGGAGCTGGGCCGAGGGGCCGAACCACGGCGCGACGACCGAGCGGACCAAGCAATATATCGATTTCGCGGCGAAGAACGGTTTTGGGGGCGTGCTCGTCGAGGGGTGGAACAAGGGCTGGAACAGCAATTGGTTCGGTCACGGCGAAGCATATCGTTTCACCGAGCCCACTCCCGATTTCGACCTCAAGGCGGTTACAGATTATGCGCGCAAAAAAGGCGTGACGCTGATCGGTCACCATGAGACCGGCGGTAATATCGTGAACTACGAAGCGCAGCTTGACGATGCGATGGCACTTTACGGCAAGCTTGGGGTTGCGGCGGTGAAGACCGGCTATGTCGCGGATGCGGGCGGGATCATCGCGCCGGGGGTCGCGCCCGGGACGTTCGCGATGGAGTGGCACGACGGGCAGCGCCAGGTCGAGCACCATCTGAAAGTCGTCGAAGTTGCCGCAAAGCATCATATTGCGGTCAACCCCCACGAGCCGGTGAAGGACACGGGACTGCGCCGTACCTACCCGAATTGGGTTTCGCGCGAGGGGGCGCGGGGGATGGAATATAATGCGTGGAGCGATTTCGGAAGCGGTCCAGACCATGAACCGACGCTGGTCTATACGCGCATGTTGTCGGGCCCGATGGATTACACCCCCGGCGTTCTGAGCCTCGAAGGGTCAGGCAAGGCGCCTTTCGCATCGACGCTCGCCAAGCAGCTCGGCCTCTATCTCGCCATTTATTCGCCAATCCAGATGGCAGCCGATTTCATCGAAAATCTGGAAGCGCACCCGCGCGAGCTCGAGTTCATCAAGGCGGTGCCCGCCGACTGGGCGGAAAGCCACCTGATCGCGGGTGAAGTTGGCGACTATGCGATCTTTGCGCGCAAGGACCGGAACAGCGCCGACTGGTATGTCGGCGGGGTCAACGACGCGACCGAGCGGACGCTGGCCTTGCGCCTTGATTTCCTAGATCCAGGCAAAGGCTATACCGCGACGGTGTGGAAGGACGGTGCGGGCGCGACCTATCTGACCGAGGCGCGGCACAATATCGCCTATGAAACGATCGAAGTGAAGAAGGGCGATACCTACAATCTATGGCTTGCTCCCGGCGGCGGGGCGGCGATCCGCTTGAAGCCGATACGATAA
- a CDS encoding alpha-amylase family glycosyl hydrolase: protein MNELSPLPSSTQKSQPLWWKGAVIYQVYPRSYADSNGDGVGDLAGITARLDYIASLGVDAIWLSPFYPSPMDDFGYDIADYCDVDPIFGTLADFDGLVSRAHSLGLKVTTDLVFAHTSDRHIWFAESRESRDNAKADWYVWADAKADGSPPTNWQSVFGGPAWTWDARRGQYYLHNFLGSQPQLNVHNRDVQDALLDVVRFWLERGVDGFRIDAINFAMHDPQLRDNPPAPPSNKRRTRPFDFQQKIYNQSHPDIPLFLERIRALTDEFEGRFTVAEVGGDDAAREMKLFTAGDRRLNSAYGFDFLYADRLTPQLVREAAEGWPDAPGVGWPSWAFENHDAPRALSRWTPEGVDPAAYARMKMALLCALRGNVILYNGEELGLGQVEIPFELVKDPEARKNWPLTLSRDGARTPMPWSAEAMHAGFSNVDPWLPLGADHAALAVDRQEADPTSMLALTRRLVALRAAHPALRCGRNAHWIAEGELLAFDRVADRETIRCLFNLGGATIDIAALAAAGTPLVALNGASPALLPPCGALWLKMEG from the coding sequence ATGAACGAACTCTCTCCCCTCCCATCCTCCACCCAGAAATCGCAGCCTTTGTGGTGGAAGGGCGCGGTCATCTATCAGGTCTATCCGCGCAGCTATGCCGATTCGAACGGCGACGGCGTCGGGGATCTCGCGGGGATCACGGCGCGGCTCGACTATATCGCCTCGCTTGGGGTCGATGCGATCTGGCTCTCGCCATTCTATCCCTCGCCGATGGACGATTTCGGATATGACATCGCCGACTATTGCGATGTCGACCCGATCTTCGGCACCCTCGCAGACTTCGACGGGCTCGTCTCCCGCGCGCATAGCCTGGGGCTAAAGGTAACCACCGACCTTGTCTTTGCGCACACGTCGGACCGGCACATCTGGTTCGCCGAGAGTCGGGAAAGCAGGGACAACGCCAAGGCTGACTGGTATGTCTGGGCTGATGCCAAGGCCGACGGATCGCCTCCGACCAACTGGCAGTCGGTGTTCGGCGGTCCAGCATGGACGTGGGATGCGCGCCGCGGCCAATATTATCTGCATAACTTTCTTGGTTCGCAGCCGCAGCTCAACGTCCACAATCGCGACGTGCAGGACGCGCTGCTTGATGTCGTGCGATTCTGGCTTGAGCGCGGCGTGGACGGGTTTCGGATCGACGCGATAAATTTCGCGATGCACGACCCCCAGCTGCGGGACAATCCGCCCGCGCCGCCGTCGAACAAGCGGCGCACTCGGCCGTTCGATTTTCAGCAGAAGATCTACAACCAGTCGCACCCCGACATACCGCTGTTCCTCGAACGCATCCGAGCGCTGACAGACGAATTTGAGGGCCGCTTCACCGTCGCCGAAGTCGGCGGTGACGATGCGGCGCGCGAGATGAAGCTGTTCACCGCGGGCGACCGGCGGCTGAACAGCGCCTATGGTTTCGATTTCCTCTATGCTGATCGCCTGACACCGCAGTTGGTGCGCGAAGCGGCGGAGGGATGGCCCGACGCCCCGGGAGTCGGCTGGCCGAGCTGGGCGTTCGAGAATCACGACGCGCCACGCGCGCTGTCGCGCTGGACGCCCGAGGGCGTCGATCCCGCGGCCTATGCGCGGATGAAGATGGCGCTGCTCTGCGCGCTGCGCGGCAACGTCATTCTTTATAATGGCGAAGAACTGGGGCTGGGGCAGGTCGAAATCCCCTTTGAACTCGTCAAGGATCCAGAGGCGCGCAAGAATTGGCCGCTGACCCTGTCGCGCGATGGCGCCCGCACTCCGATGCCCTGGTCGGCGGAGGCGATGCACGCGGGTTTTTCCAACGTCGACCCCTGGCTGCCGTTGGGGGCAGATCATGCCGCGCTCGCGGTCGACCGGCAGGAAGCCGACCCCACCTCGATGCTCGCGCTGACCCGCCGCCTCGTTGCGCTGCGTGCCGCGCATCCGGCGCTGCGCTGCGGACGCAATGCGCATTGGATTGCCGAGGGCGAACTGCTGGCGTTCGATCGCGTCGCCGACAGGGAGACGATCCGCTGTCTCTTCAACCTCGGCGGCGCTACGATCGACATTGCTGCGCTGGCTGCGGCCGGCACACCGCTTGTGGCGCTGAACGGCGCCAGCCCCGCCCTGCTGCCACCTTGCGGCGCGCTCTGGCTCAAGATGGAAGGATGA